The Synergistales bacterium DNA segment ATATCCGCCGCCGGTTTCACCGAATGGAGCGGCGGACCGTCGGAGAGAAGGCAACGCATCCGCCCGCCGACGCCCCGCTCTATCATGAGATGACTGCCCCCCGGCGCGACGACGGCGGTTCCCGGCCCAACCTCCATCCCTTCTTCGGCAAGCCGCACCTGCAGCGAGCAGAGTGAATCGAGGCGTCGGGCAAAGGACACGGTGAAATCTCTGGGCATGTGCTGGACAATCGCCACCGGCACCGGGAAGTCCTCCGGCAGATCGGGGAGCACCCGCTGGAGCGCCCGGGGGCCCCCTGTGGAGGCGGCCATCACAAGCAGGGTCACCTTCCTCTTTTTGGGAACCGCCGGCGGCCGGATCTCCGGCGGCGAAGGCTTCGGCTCCCGCACCAGCACACTGGAAAGCGTGGACACCTGGACACCGGCTGCCGCAATCACCTTGCCACGCAGCTCGTCGGCCACCTTATTCATGTCCAGAGAGATGGTCCCCGACGGTTTGGGGACAAAATCCACAGCGCCCGCCGCCAGCGCCTTCATGGTGATATCCGCCCCTTTGTGGGTCAGGCTGCTCACCATGATCACCGGCGTGGGCCGGTCACGCATCACAGACTCCAGAACCTGCAATCCGTCCCGCTTGGGCATC contains these protein-coding regions:
- a CDS encoding chemotaxis response regulator protein-glutamate methylesterase gives rise to the protein MNPIRVLVVDDSAFMRKIIGDILGGDDRITVIDKARDGEQALEKIKALRPDVVTLDVEMPKRDGLQVLESVMRDRPTPVIMVSSLTHKGADITMKALAAGAVDFVPKPSGTISLDMNKVADELRGKVIAAAGVQVSTLSSVLVREPKPSPPEIRPPAVPKKRKVTLLVMAASTGGPRALQRVLPDLPEDFPVPVAIVQHMPRDFTVSFARRLDSLCSLQVRLAEEGMEVGPGTAVVAPGGSHLMIERGVGGRMRCLLSDGPPLHSVKPAADILFVSAADVYGDGTVGVILTGMGRDGTKGALAIRKRGGYVFSESSETAVVYGMPRSAAEAGAADRQLPLQEIGPSLRELVGVAGKNSEVGGRG